In a genomic window of Coriobacteriia bacterium:
- a CDS encoding helix-turn-helix transcriptional regulator: protein MAVTHDAQKEITTRNSSVVSILVIALGIASFRAAPRSISASGVYAGIELSRYLPMAIQMVIVIFFVVLGSTFWESRKVLSRVFWISVVLPCAGTLLALLAMYPGLGHSPIIHYAGMGMFGAASAIVLLGWGVSVCSLEPRRSIVAICLGFFFFSILTRVITALPATLVFWSMAVFPLASSALLAYHFTHAQGIKMLSGKIAKDVLSSLPWGILILLVLCNLAIVIMNTTVSRSVAITTTLSWPLAFGIGLGIVYFWVYAMRRDDPVSLWPMFVLLLLSCLLVYLTSWQADSNATAYIISIMQQWSMMFYWILLAALTYRLNLPPITFFGLGNLVIGSLGVVVVNFSKSLVHNPQEAVTLVIALLAFFIIVVAFHVLGSRKSLIPVVGALSTRSDIEDTIDDMAHKYCLSERELDVVGYLVRGYTFRQMSKEMFISLDTVRSYSKNLYTKLGIHKKQELFRMIEDRAGHPLGKAAR, encoded by the coding sequence ATGGCTGTCACTCATGACGCGCAGAAGGAGATCACGACAAGGAATTCCTCAGTCGTGTCGATACTCGTTATCGCGTTGGGCATCGCCAGCTTCCGCGCCGCACCTAGGAGCATCTCTGCAAGCGGTGTGTACGCGGGAATCGAGCTCTCCAGATACCTACCCATGGCCATCCAGATGGTCATCGTCATCTTCTTCGTGGTCCTCGGCAGCACTTTTTGGGAATCGAGGAAGGTTCTCTCCCGTGTCTTCTGGATATCAGTGGTCCTCCCGTGCGCAGGAACCTTGCTGGCTCTACTTGCCATGTATCCGGGCTTGGGCCATTCGCCGATAATCCACTACGCCGGGATGGGCATGTTCGGCGCCGCTAGTGCCATAGTGCTCCTCGGTTGGGGCGTAAGCGTCTGTTCTCTGGAACCGCGAAGATCTATCGTGGCGATTTGTCTGGGCTTTTTCTTCTTCAGCATATTGACCCGCGTGATCACTGCGCTTCCGGCAACCCTCGTATTCTGGTCGATGGCTGTTTTTCCGCTGGCCTCATCTGCTCTTCTCGCTTATCACTTCACGCACGCGCAGGGCATCAAGATGCTTTCCGGCAAGATAGCCAAGGACGTTCTCAGCAGCTTGCCATGGGGCATCCTCATCCTCCTCGTCCTATGCAACCTTGCAATCGTGATAATGAACACGACCGTCTCTAGGTCTGTGGCGATCACGACAACCCTTTCGTGGCCATTGGCTTTCGGCATTGGTTTAGGGATCGTCTACTTCTGGGTCTATGCTATGAGGCGAGATGATCCAGTGAGTCTCTGGCCGATGTTCGTACTTCTTCTGCTGAGTTGCCTACTGGTCTATCTCACGTCTTGGCAGGCAGATTCGAATGCTACGGCGTACATAATTTCCATCATGCAGCAATGGAGCATGATGTTCTATTGGATACTCCTTGCCGCACTGACCTATCGTCTTAACTTGCCGCCCATAACGTTCTTTGGACTGGGAAACCTTGTTATCGGTTCTCTCGGTGTCGTTGTGGTCAACTTCAGCAAGTCTCTCGTCCATAACCCCCAAGAAGCGGTCACTCTGGTCATTGCGCTTCTTGCTTTCTTCATCATTGTCGTCGCATTTCATGTACTCGGCTCCAGGAAGTCGTTGATTCCCGTCGTAGGCGCGCTGAGCACTAGATCCGACATTGAGGACACGATTGACGACATGGCCCACAAGTATTGCTTATCCGAACGGGAACTCGACGTTGTCGGCTACCTGGTCCGTGGATACACATTTCGCCAGATGAGCAAAGAGATGTTTATCTCACTCGATACCGTGCGTTCCTATAGCAAGAACCTGTATACGAAGCTCGGAATTCACAAGAAGCAAGAACTGTTCAGAATGATAGAAGATCGAGCGGGTCACCCGTTGGGCAAAGCGGCAAGATAG
- a CDS encoding beta-N-acetylhexosaminidase translates to MTQTPSPSLIPTSTPSPTEPPEPGFTSAATPFLHSLSPQQMAGQRVILSYEGLTPPDALLTLISHGEAAGVIFFSGNISSASQLQEVIQKLELANASADNPVCAPLLYMIDQEGGSVRRLPGAPVLSEKQIGRSADPARAAAQAGTDAGNYLRSIGLNVNLAPVLDVYRTQGNFADQYGRSYSSVPQVVSSLGVNFIEAQQSAGVAATAKHFPGLGAAGTTQNTDARRVTLDVPVQSLRTIDELPYAAAINAGVKLVMVSWAVYPALDPTAPAGLSSIIVQGQLRDALGFKGVTITDALEARALEPYGTIAHRAELAAAAGMDLVLCSGGSVSEGVSAMNALRDGYAGGVLDRPAFEASVSRIIALRLSLGE, encoded by the coding sequence ATGACCCAAACGCCCTCGCCAAGCCTGATCCCTACGTCTACCCCGTCACCCACTGAACCACCTGAGCCGGGGTTCACCTCGGCGGCCACACCATTCTTGCATTCATTGTCGCCCCAGCAGATGGCTGGCCAGCGGGTGATCTTGAGCTACGAAGGACTGACGCCGCCCGACGCTCTGCTCACGCTCATCAGCCACGGCGAGGCGGCCGGGGTCATTTTCTTCTCGGGCAACATCTCAAGTGCGTCGCAACTCCAAGAGGTCATCCAGAAGCTGGAGCTTGCCAATGCCAGCGCAGACAACCCTGTCTGCGCACCGTTGCTCTACATGATCGACCAGGAAGGTGGCAGCGTCCGCCGCCTCCCTGGTGCACCCGTCCTCTCAGAGAAGCAAATCGGTAGGTCAGCTGACCCCGCACGTGCCGCCGCGCAGGCAGGCACTGACGCCGGGAACTACCTCCGCAGTATCGGTCTGAACGTGAACTTGGCGCCGGTGCTTGACGTATATCGCACACAGGGCAACTTCGCCGATCAATACGGGCGGTCCTACAGCTCTGTTCCGCAAGTGGTCTCCAGCTTGGGGGTCAACTTCATCGAAGCCCAGCAAAGTGCCGGCGTCGCAGCGACCGCCAAGCACTTCCCTGGTCTGGGCGCGGCCGGCACCACGCAGAACACTGACGCAAGACGGGTGACGCTCGACGTGCCTGTGCAATCGCTGCGTACAATCGACGAACTCCCTTACGCAGCAGCCATCAATGCTGGGGTGAAGCTGGTGATGGTGTCTTGGGCGGTCTACCCCGCCCTCGACCCAACAGCCCCGGCTGGGCTGTCATCAATCATTGTGCAGGGTCAACTGCGAGATGCACTCGGCTTCAAGGGTGTCACCATCACGGATGCGCTGGAGGCTCGTGCCCTGGAACCGTATGGCACGATCGCCCATCGCGCCGAGTTGGCCGCGGCCGCGGGCATGGACCTTGTCCTGTGTTCCGGAGGCAGCGTCTCCGAAGGCGTGAGCGCCATGAATGCTTTGAGGGACGGCTATGCGGGGGGCGTGCTTGACAGACCGGCCTTCGAAGCATCAGTGAGCCGGATCATCGCTTTGCGTCTAAGCCTCGGCGAGTGA
- a CDS encoding ammonia-forming cytochrome c nitrite reductase subunit c552 → MNKRNKWLVIIAVVVIVLAAAVVAGLKWHEQPSFCSTLCHKPMAPYYETWKSGDMLAAVHGKADVACLDCHESTISQQASEAFKYVTGNYQTPLPFVKLGTKEFCLRCHGSYEELGKTTADYDDGSGRNPHDSHNGELGCYSCHRVHEQSQLFCSPCHASMEVPSGWKAAGK, encoded by the coding sequence ATGAACAAGCGCAACAAGTGGCTCGTCATCATCGCTGTGGTAGTCATCGTACTCGCGGCGGCGGTGGTAGCCGGCCTGAAGTGGCATGAGCAACCCTCATTCTGCTCGACCCTGTGCCACAAGCCCATGGCGCCCTACTACGAGACTTGGAAGAGCGGAGACATGCTGGCAGCTGTTCACGGCAAGGCCGATGTCGCCTGTCTGGACTGCCACGAATCCACGATTTCGCAACAGGCCTCCGAGGCGTTCAAGTACGTGACCGGCAACTACCAGACGCCGCTTCCCTTCGTCAAACTCGGCACGAAGGAGTTCTGCCTGAGGTGCCACGGAAGCTACGAGGAGCTGGGAAAGACGACCGCAGACTACGACGACGGGTCGGGGAGGAACCCCCACGACTCACACAACGGCGAGCTCGGCTGCTACAGCTGCCACAGGGTCCACGAACAATCGCAGCTCTTCTGCAGCCCGTGCCATGCGAGCATGGAGGTCCCTTCGGGGTGGAAGGCAGCCGGAAAGTAG
- a CDS encoding FAD-binding protein encodes MDRRDFLKGAALVGGAAVVGGLAGCTQSGTAATKWDEEYDIVIVGGGGAAHIAGITTASADPNAKVVLFEKMSAPGGSTIMSGGNIGAMGTKNLLDYAAETKDPIYKDDTFESYYEDKLTAGCYLSDPKIAHLFCFNSLDNFNWLESLGIKWKGSRLYESPIQEPSDWRKSAEMQACQYLRTYNDQGKSTTVNKKVRYNIGSTYKDKSGGAGNFLCLQDTLKKYSNAKVVVDAPVKTIVRANQISGDVQGVILENGKRIKAKRAVILASGGYAANGKMCNMYDPRIPATVGCSGGLGNTGDMLTAASLIGGQLVNMNCIQVDFGASVKEATMSGTADSNPFGSAADYIDVKKDGNRFWTEKPKAEDYMDAENTTMREFNMTSWFRLGDSQSVTKATAANLAAFAKTFGKVCNTVKEVADFIGCPEATLQANLDRYNKYVGTKVDLDFGKPKTMLTHTINKPPYYVTELTFYTRTTPGGLRIDTNSQVLDVNGAPIPRLFAAGEVTGNVHGRFRNNGGDSWTDMTCFGRIAGNSAIKLAPQA; translated from the coding sequence ATGGATCGAAGGGATTTTCTTAAAGGAGCGGCTTTGGTAGGTGGCGCAGCTGTCGTTGGAGGGCTGGCCGGATGCACACAGTCAGGGACTGCTGCGACGAAGTGGGACGAAGAGTATGACATCGTCATCGTCGGTGGTGGTGGCGCTGCTCATATAGCAGGTATCACAACCGCAAGCGCTGACCCTAACGCAAAGGTCGTGCTTTTCGAAAAGATGTCTGCCCCCGGTGGCAGCACTATCATGAGTGGTGGCAATATCGGTGCCATGGGCACCAAGAACCTCTTGGATTATGCTGCGGAGACTAAGGATCCCATCTACAAAGACGACACATTCGAGAGTTACTACGAGGATAAACTGACAGCTGGCTGCTACTTGTCTGATCCAAAGATAGCCCACCTGTTCTGCTTTAATTCGCTCGATAACTTCAATTGGCTGGAGTCACTGGGTATCAAATGGAAGGGTTCACGTCTCTACGAGAGCCCAATTCAAGAGCCATCTGACTGGAGAAAATCAGCAGAAATGCAGGCATGCCAATACCTGCGGACCTACAACGATCAGGGTAAGTCCACGACGGTCAACAAGAAGGTCCGGTACAACATCGGGTCTACGTACAAGGACAAGTCGGGTGGCGCTGGCAACTTCCTGTGTCTGCAGGACACATTGAAGAAGTACAGCAATGCCAAGGTCGTCGTCGATGCTCCGGTTAAGACCATTGTCCGAGCGAATCAGATCAGCGGAGACGTGCAGGGCGTCATCCTTGAAAATGGCAAGAGAATCAAGGCAAAGCGTGCAGTGATCTTGGCTTCTGGTGGCTATGCTGCCAATGGAAAGATGTGCAACATGTATGATCCGCGCATCCCGGCAACCGTAGGATGTAGTGGTGGCCTCGGGAATACCGGCGATATGCTCACTGCTGCTTCGCTTATTGGAGGCCAACTCGTCAATATGAACTGCATTCAAGTTGACTTTGGCGCTAGCGTCAAAGAAGCCACAATGAGTGGCACCGCGGACTCCAACCCATTCGGCAGTGCAGCGGATTATATCGATGTCAAGAAAGATGGCAACCGGTTCTGGACCGAGAAGCCGAAGGCCGAAGACTATATGGACGCAGAGAATACGACCATGCGCGAATTCAATATGACGAGTTGGTTTAGGCTCGGTGACAGCCAGTCGGTAACGAAGGCCACTGCGGCAAACCTGGCTGCATTCGCAAAGACCTTCGGCAAGGTCTGTAACACCGTTAAGGAAGTAGCAGACTTCATAGGTTGCCCCGAAGCTACTCTCCAAGCGAATCTAGATAGGTATAATAAGTACGTCGGAACCAAAGTCGATCTCGACTTCGGCAAACCGAAGACGATGCTGACTCACACGATCAACAAACCTCCCTACTATGTCACTGAACTCACGTTCTACACCCGTACAACTCCGGGCGGACTGCGGATAGACACCAATTCTCAGGTACTGGATGTTAACGGTGCGCCCATTCCGCGCCTATTTGCAGCCGGTGAGGTCACGGGCAATGTCCATGGACGCTTCCGCAACAACGGCGGTGACTCCTGGACCGACATGACGTGCTTCGGACGGATTGCCGGTAACTCGGCCATCAAACTTGCTCCTCAAGCGTAA
- a CDS encoding cyclase, which yields MAFVDTTIEVAADIREVYEAWTTFEDFPEFMEVVERIDLITTDDLHWVVVVEDDVIEWDADVIEYTPDQSVSWQAVDGRESGKVTFEKINEDTTKVHYQLEYDPEAWEGKPDTIRHWMRRRVNRDLKAFKVLIEKDR from the coding sequence ATGGCATTTGTCGACACCACCATCGAAGTTGCTGCTGACATCCGTGAAGTCTATGAGGCATGGACGACGTTTGAGGACTTCCCTGAGTTTATGGAAGTGGTGGAGCGTATAGACCTCATTACAACGGACGACCTGCATTGGGTTGTCGTGGTCGAGGACGATGTCATCGAATGGGACGCGGATGTCATCGAGTACACCCCCGATCAAAGCGTCTCCTGGCAGGCGGTTGATGGCCGAGAAAGCGGCAAGGTCACGTTCGAGAAGATCAATGAAGACACGACGAAGGTGCACTACCAGCTCGAGTACGACCCCGAGGCCTGGGAAGGCAAGCCAGACACGATACGCCACTGGATGCGCCGAAGAGTCAATCGGGACCTGAAAGCGTTCAAGGTTCTCATCGAGAAAGACCGATAG
- a CDS encoding mechanosensitive ion channel family protein, which yields MTSVLNHWLIAIAVLAGSFVVGLALDAACVALLRQGLGRGHRARLAIAKALRGQPEVWAVLIGEAVLQPFAFLSQNPQTWIGRTVVILATISVTLFLARLAGSLIRAYLSLDNVSAPSGSIFVNLARMVIWAIGLTFVLGALGVQIGPLVASLGVVGLAVSLGLQDTLANFFSGLQITLSRQIQPGEYIRLNTGEEGTVTDVTWRNTTIRSPGDDLLMVPNSVIARALITNFTAENEEHTTAIPFTVAYGSDLDRVRVIAVQVARDVRDSAPGAIRSFEPTCRFRAMGADGSISAVVTIRVERYQERLPVVSEVVERLHKALGEAEIKPGAAAAVASKPA from the coding sequence ATGACATCCGTGCTCAACCATTGGCTCATCGCTATCGCGGTCCTCGCGGGTTCGTTCGTAGTCGGCCTCGCGCTGGACGCGGCATGCGTCGCGCTGCTCCGGCAGGGCCTCGGCCGAGGCCACCGCGCCCGTCTCGCAATCGCGAAGGCGCTGCGCGGGCAGCCGGAGGTGTGGGCTGTCCTGATCGGCGAAGCGGTGTTGCAGCCGTTCGCGTTTCTCTCGCAGAATCCGCAGACCTGGATCGGCCGAACGGTGGTCATACTGGCGACGATCTCGGTCACGCTGTTCCTCGCCCGGCTGGCAGGCTCGCTCATCCGAGCGTACCTGAGCCTGGACAACGTTTCGGCACCCAGCGGAAGCATCTTCGTGAACCTCGCGCGGATGGTGATCTGGGCGATAGGCCTCACATTCGTACTGGGCGCCCTCGGCGTGCAGATCGGGCCGCTCGTAGCGTCTCTCGGCGTCGTGGGTCTGGCAGTCTCGCTGGGACTACAAGACACGCTCGCCAATTTCTTCAGCGGTCTTCAGATCACGCTCTCGCGGCAGATTCAACCAGGTGAGTACATTCGCCTCAACACCGGCGAGGAGGGCACCGTGACCGACGTCACGTGGCGCAACACGACCATCCGCTCGCCGGGCGACGACCTCCTCATGGTGCCCAACTCGGTGATCGCACGCGCGCTCATCACCAACTTCACCGCCGAGAACGAGGAGCACACTACGGCGATTCCGTTCACCGTCGCGTACGGCAGCGACCTCGATCGCGTGCGCGTCATCGCGGTGCAGGTCGCGCGCGACGTGCGAGACTCGGCCCCGGGTGCGATCCGCTCCTTCGAGCCGACATGCAGGTTCCGCGCCATGGGCGCCGACGGCAGCATCTCGGCAGTGGTCACGATCCGCGTCGAGCGCTACCAAGAACGGCTACCGGTCGTCTCCGAAGTTGTCGAACGGCTCCATAAGGCGCTTGGCGAAGCCGAGATCAAGCCGGGCGCGGCTGCGGCCGTCGCGAGCAAGCCAGCGTGA
- the purH gene encoding bifunctional phosphoribosylaminoimidazolecarboxamide formyltransferase/IMP cyclohydrolase yields the protein MASDRVSIKRALVSVTDKTGVVDFCRVLADEFGVEIVSTGGTAKALADAGVPVRPIDDLTGFPEMMDGRVKTLHPRVHGGLLARRDVPEHMAAAEKHGIGMIDLVCVNLYAFEATVAKPGVTLAEAIENIDIGGPSMLRSAAKNHASVTVVTSPADYDAILAEMRVNDGATTADTRAALATEVFRLTSHYDTQIWQYLSGAADTAFPDEVRLRLTKAQDLRYGENPHQAAAFYRFADAAEHTLARAEQLQGKELSYNNFLDTDACWAAVREFAEPACVIVKHTNPCGTCVDADLTVAYRRAQAADPVSAYGGVMAFNRTVPVSVIEAINENKQFVEVMIAPGYDTDALEMLAKKPNLRVLRTGGVRPAGGSVDRRSVEGGLLVQESDAVVEMPEEFRVATKREPSAAEMEQLIFALRVCKTVKSNAIVLVKDNVSIGVGAGQMNRVNSARIAVEMAGEQAVGSVCASDAYLPFADTLEVVAAAGVTALIQPGGSIRDDESIAKADELGVAMVFTGRRHFRH from the coding sequence GTGGCAAGCGATAGGGTCAGCATCAAGCGGGCGCTCGTGTCCGTTACCGACAAGACGGGGGTCGTCGACTTCTGCCGCGTTCTTGCCGACGAGTTTGGCGTCGAGATCGTCTCGACCGGTGGCACCGCGAAGGCTTTGGCCGACGCCGGCGTGCCGGTTCGCCCCATCGACGATCTGACGGGCTTCCCCGAGATGATGGACGGTCGCGTCAAGACGCTGCACCCGCGCGTGCACGGCGGCCTTCTTGCTCGCCGAGACGTGCCCGAGCATATGGCCGCTGCCGAGAAGCATGGCATCGGCATGATCGACCTCGTGTGCGTCAACCTCTACGCGTTCGAGGCTACTGTCGCCAAGCCAGGCGTCACCCTCGCCGAGGCGATCGAGAACATCGACATCGGCGGCCCGTCGATGCTTCGCTCGGCGGCTAAGAACCACGCGAGCGTCACGGTCGTCACAAGCCCGGCCGACTACGACGCGATCCTCGCCGAGATGCGCGTCAATGACGGCGCAACCACGGCCGACACACGCGCCGCGCTCGCGACCGAGGTCTTCCGCCTCACCAGCCACTATGACACCCAGATCTGGCAGTACCTCTCCGGCGCCGCCGATACCGCCTTTCCTGACGAGGTGCGCCTGCGCCTGACTAAAGCGCAGGACCTGCGCTACGGCGAGAATCCGCACCAGGCCGCCGCGTTCTACCGCTTCGCCGACGCCGCTGAGCACACGCTCGCTCGCGCCGAGCAGCTTCAAGGCAAGGAGCTCTCCTACAACAACTTCCTCGACACCGACGCCTGCTGGGCCGCCGTGCGAGAGTTCGCCGAGCCGGCCTGCGTCATCGTCAAGCACACGAATCCCTGTGGCACCTGTGTAGACGCGGATCTCACGGTCGCATATCGCCGCGCCCAGGCTGCCGATCCCGTCTCGGCGTACGGTGGAGTCATGGCGTTCAATCGCACAGTGCCGGTCAGTGTCATTGAGGCGATCAACGAGAACAAGCAGTTCGTCGAGGTGATGATCGCACCCGGCTATGACACCGACGCGCTCGAGATGCTTGCCAAGAAGCCCAACCTGCGCGTTCTGCGCACGGGCGGCGTGCGCCCGGCCGGCGGCTCCGTCGACCGACGTTCGGTCGAAGGCGGCCTGCTCGTGCAAGAGTCGGACGCGGTTGTTGAGATGCCCGAGGAGTTCCGCGTGGCCACCAAGCGCGAGCCCTCGGCGGCAGAGATGGAGCAGCTGATATTCGCGCTGCGCGTCTGCAAGACCGTGAAGAGCAATGCAATCGTGCTTGTGAAGGACAACGTGTCCATCGGCGTTGGCGCCGGGCAGATGAACCGTGTGAACTCGGCGCGCATCGCTGTCGAGATGGCGGGGGAGCAGGCTGTGGGTTCCGTGTGCGCCAGCGATGCGTATCTGCCCTTCGCCGACACCCTTGAGGTTGTCGCGGCTGCGGGAGTGACCGCACTCATCCAGCCCGGTGGTTCGATTCGCGATGACGAGAGCATTGCAAAAGCCGATGAACTGGGCGTGGCGATGGTCTTCACCGGCCGCCGTCACTTCCGCCACTAG
- a CDS encoding branched-chain amino acid ABC transporter substrate-binding protein has product MNRTVRILATAGAAFVLGAAALTGCTSKSASSAQVVKIGFAAPLTGDNAIYGEGMRRAAQLAVDEANASADVKAKGITFELSAQDDMGDPKQAVNVANLIASDTKVVGVVGHFNSGCSIPAAPVYNKSNLAMVSVSSNPALTANGLPNVDRVVAKDDAQGAAAGKLVAGTLGFKKVAVVDDGTPYGQGLAAQFIKAYTAAGGTVVAEEHVSSNENDFNSLVLRIKPKAPEAIYFAGSVNQGTLLTKQTKQAGMKIPLIGGDMIYSADYIKNAGAASEGDVATALGLPLEQQPKGTEFLAKYKAKYNKSPEAYDSYAYDAANAIISAVLKVGTDHTAVMNAVRNGSIEGVTGTIAFDANGDNKTQVISQYRVTNGVWKQIQ; this is encoded by the coding sequence ATGAATCGCACAGTTCGAATCCTCGCCACTGCCGGCGCGGCGTTTGTTCTCGGCGCAGCCGCTCTTACGGGCTGCACGTCGAAATCGGCATCATCTGCACAGGTCGTCAAGATCGGCTTTGCGGCTCCGCTCACCGGCGACAACGCCATCTACGGTGAGGGCATGCGCCGTGCCGCCCAGCTGGCGGTCGACGAGGCCAACGCTTCAGCCGACGTCAAGGCGAAGGGCATCACGTTCGAGTTGTCCGCGCAGGACGACATGGGCGATCCCAAGCAGGCGGTCAACGTCGCCAACCTGATCGCAAGCGATACGAAAGTTGTGGGCGTGGTCGGTCATTTCAACTCCGGTTGTTCGATTCCTGCCGCTCCGGTCTACAACAAGTCGAACCTCGCGATGGTCTCGGTTTCGTCGAATCCGGCGCTGACCGCAAACGGCCTGCCCAACGTGGACCGCGTTGTCGCCAAGGACGATGCACAGGGAGCGGCTGCGGGTAAACTTGTTGCCGGTACGCTCGGCTTCAAGAAGGTCGCCGTGGTCGACGACGGAACTCCGTACGGGCAAGGCCTTGCGGCTCAGTTCATCAAAGCCTATACGGCAGCAGGCGGAACCGTTGTGGCCGAGGAGCACGTAAGTTCCAACGAGAACGACTTTAACTCGCTTGTTCTTCGCATCAAGCCGAAGGCGCCCGAAGCCATCTACTTCGCTGGTTCCGTTAACCAGGGAACGCTTCTCACCAAGCAGACCAAGCAGGCTGGCATGAAGATCCCGCTCATCGGCGGCGACATGATTTACTCGGCGGACTACATCAAGAACGCGGGGGCGGCCTCCGAAGGCGATGTTGCGACCGCGCTGGGACTCCCGTTGGAGCAGCAGCCCAAGGGCACCGAGTTCCTCGCCAAGTACAAGGCAAAGTACAACAAGAGTCCCGAGGCCTACGATTCCTATGCGTATGACGCCGCCAACGCGATCATCTCGGCGGTACTGAAGGTCGGCACGGACCACACAGCGGTCATGAATGCAGTTCGCAACGGATCGATCGAAGGCGTCACCGGTACCATCGCGTTCGACGCGAACGGCGACAACAAAACGCAGGTCATCTCGCAGTACCGCGTGACCAACGGCGTCTGGAAGCAGATACAGTAG
- a CDS encoding aminotransferase class IV encodes MSAGVLSVALKETCRVVGGAVPLWRFHRTRLAAGGCGEELLSLAEDRAFAAAAEWAEAPTRRARLTVVVREDGTVTAEVSRRLSSLDVPRGLVVARVDVDAGPTLPPGPAKPADRSAYDDAHRRAKALGAHQAVLVGPDSFVLDGSTATVWIAESGALVTPPAPPAVPGVGRAFVLERAAEANLRVRVEPLSWDRLESADEAFLTNAYGGAAPVRGRGGELFGIVAGMFADIWGVNTSI; translated from the coding sequence ATGAGTGCAGGTGTCCTCTCGGTCGCGCTGAAGGAGACCTGCCGGGTGGTGGGCGGCGCAGTGCCTCTGTGGCGCTTTCACCGCACGCGGCTTGCGGCCGGAGGCTGCGGCGAGGAGCTGCTTTCGCTCGCCGAGGACCGCGCGTTCGCAGCCGCTGCCGAGTGGGCCGAGGCTCCCACGCGCCGAGCCCGGCTGACCGTCGTTGTGCGCGAAGATGGCACCGTCACCGCCGAGGTCTCTCGGCGGCTCTCTTCGCTCGATGTGCCCCGCGGGCTCGTGGTCGCACGCGTCGACGTCGATGCCGGGCCTACCCTGCCTCCCGGCCCCGCGAAGCCCGCTGACCGCTCGGCCTACGACGACGCTCACCGCCGCGCAAAGGCGCTCGGCGCGCACCAGGCGGTGCTGGTCGGCCCTGACAGCTTCGTCCTCGACGGCAGCACCGCCACCGTCTGGATCGCCGAGAGTGGCGCGCTCGTCACGCCACCAGCGCCCCCGGCCGTACCCGGTGTCGGGCGCGCGTTCGTGCTCGAGCGCGCTGCGGAGGCGAACCTGCGAGTGCGCGTGGAGCCCTTGAGCTGGGATCGCCTCGAATCTGCCGACGAAGCCTTCCTCACGAACGCCTATGGGGGAGCGGCGCCGGTGCGCGGGCGCGGGGGAGAGCTGTTCGGCATCGTGGCGGGGATGTTCGCAGATATCTGGGGCGTCAACACGAGTATCTAG
- a CDS encoding phosphoribosylglycinamide formyltransferase yields MTPSRPRFGVLLSGSGTNLQAIIDASESGALAADVAVVISNSGSAYGLTRACEHSIPAVHVDRAAYASPAEHNAAIRDELLSHSVDWVVMAGYMRLLGAEVLDAFPNRVLNIHPALLPSFPGAHGIADAFAFGVKVTGVTVHFANEVFDDGPIIAQRPIEIAEDDTLETLEAKIHAAEHELYPRVLQLIAKDRVEIVGRKVRIKPAR; encoded by the coding sequence ATGACGCCGAGCCGCCCTCGCTTCGGGGTGCTCCTCTCCGGCTCCGGCACCAACCTGCAGGCCATCATCGACGCGAGCGAATCGGGCGCACTGGCGGCGGACGTCGCCGTGGTGATCTCGAACAGCGGCTCGGCCTACGGCCTTACCCGCGCGTGTGAGCACTCGATCCCCGCGGTGCATGTCGACCGCGCCGCCTACGCCTCGCCCGCCGAGCACAACGCCGCCATCCGCGACGAGTTGCTCTCGCACAGCGTCGACTGGGTCGTGATGGCCGGCTACATGCGGCTTCTCGGCGCCGAGGTGCTCGATGCGTTCCCCAACCGCGTGCTCAACATTCATCCGGCGCTCCTGCCGAGCTTCCCCGGCGCGCATGGCATCGCCGACGCGTTCGCCTTCGGCGTGAAGGTCACCGGCGTCACCGTGCACTTCGCCAACGAAGTCTTCGACGACGGCCCCATCATCGCTCAGCGGCCAATCGAGATCGCCGAAGACGACACGCTCGAGACGCTCGAAGCCAAGATCCACGCCGCCGAGCACGAACTCTATCCGCGGGTGCTGCAGCTGATCGCCAAAGACAGGGTCGAGATCGTCGGGCGCAAGGTGCGGATCAAGCCGGCGCGATGA